The Acidobacteriota bacterium DNA segment GGATTCCCATGACACAGGTTGCAACGAGGAGTAGCCGGGTCGGTTTGACGGGTTTTTTCAGGTGCAATCCATCGTGTGAAAAAACGCGTTCAACCTTGGTTGGCCGGATTCCCTGCTGTGCCCGTTTGATCTCAAACGCTTCAAGGGCTGCCAGTCCAGACATCACAAACACCAGAAGCATCACAATGAACAGGGCATCAATGGTTAACCCGGCAGCCAGCAGAACTTCAAACACTGCAAGTAGATACAGGAAAACCCAGTCGCGATCTTCCTTGACCTGAAAGAGCTTGAAAATCGAGACAAACAAGAAAAAGTGAATCAGCACCAGTATCCAGGAATTACTTAAATAACGGTAATCAATCCACAAAAAAGGCAGAAATCCCAATACCAGGCGATTGGCGGTTGTTGCCTGAATCTGGAGTCCGGAATCAGGTGTATCAGCCCGCCAACTGAGAATGATGGCGACCAGATAGACCACAATTGAAAACCCATCAACCTTCCCGGTCAGTGCCAGCGTGGCAAACCCGGAAGTGATCAATGTGTAGGAAACGGTCTTGAAAAACTTATCAATTGAGGTCATATGGATGGTGCTCCGGTCAAAAGAAACTGAAATAGTGAAAGAGTGAAATAGTGAGATAGGAACCCCCGATCTCTTCAGATATTTAGTGACTGGCAGGTGCATAGCAGAAGTCAACCTGGACTACTTCACTACTTCGCTACTTCGCTACCTGCTTTGATTGTATGAGCACCAATCAGAGAATCCAACTGCAATCCCCAACTGGTGACATCTATTGTGCCAGTTATCTTCGGAAAGACGACGCATCATTTCAAACTCAAACAATCAGAGGAAATTAGATATGTCGTCGAATGAATATCATTTTATCACCCGGTGGTGTGTGGACGGGACTATTCAGGAAGTTTCGGATGTGATTGGAGATGTCACTGGACTGGTGCGCTGGTGGCCCTCAGTATATCTGGATGTAACTGTTTTGGAACCAGGTAATTCTGAAGGGGTTGGCAAACTGGTTGAGTTGTATACCAAAGGTTGGTTGCCCTATACGCTCCGCTGGCGATTTCGAGTGACCGAATCACGCAAGCCGTATGGTTTTTCTCTGGAAGCCATCGGCGATTTTGTCGGACGTGGAATCTGGACGTTTACCCAAAATGGCGATCAGGTTGATATTCAGTATGACTGGAAAATCCAGGCGGAAAAACCACTTTTGAAAATGCTGTCAGCGGTGCTCAAACCAATTTTTTCAGCCAATCACCAGTGGGCAATGGCCCGTGGTGAAGAAAGTCTCAAGCTGGAACTCGCCCGCCGTCGTGCTCAAACTGAAATCGAGCGGGTCCAAATTCCAAACCCACCGGGTCCGACTTTTCCTCACAGTTTATGGTACAAGCCAGCCAATTAAAGTGTGATTGACTGGAACGTGCCTTGCTCAAGTTGCATTGAGAGAGACGATTCAATTTTGAAAAGAAAGTGCAACTCAATGCAAACAGACAACTTATGTAAATATTTAGCTGAAAAGTATCCCCAGGATTTTGCTGCCTGGGTTTTAGGGCAACGACCCACCCACATTGAAGTTTTAAAAACCGAACTCAGTATTGAGCCAATTCGGGCTGATTTTGTAACATTTCTTCGTGCGGATGGATGTATTCTTCACCTCGAATTCCAAACCACGGCTGAGAGTGACCCCCCATTGCCATTACGGGTGCTCGATTATTTTGTGCGACTCTATCGCCAGTACCGGGTCCCAATCATCCAGGTTGTAATTCTTTTGGTCGAAACTCAGTCTGGACGTGATTTACCGAGCGAATTTCGACTTGGCGGTACTGTTCACCCGTTTCACGTTATCCGATTATGGGAACAACCACCAGAAGTGTTTTTAAACAACCCGGCGTTGTTACCGTTGGCCGCTTTAACCAGAACCACTGACCCCGGCAGGTTGCTAAAACAAATTGCAACTCAAATTCAATCAATTAACAATGGTGATGTCCGTCGTGACATCAGTACCTGTACTCAGATTTTGGCTGGGCTTCGCTTTGATCAAAATCTCATTCGAGCTTTGCTGAGGGAAAAAACGATGCGTGAATCTGTCATTTACCAGGAAATTTTAGAAGAAGGTTTGCAAGAAGGTCGAGAAAAAGGGTTGCAGCAAGGGTTGCAACAAGGGTTGCAACAAGGGTTGCAACAAGGGTTGCAACAAGGGTTGCAACAAGGGGAAGCGACGGTTGTTTGGCGACTTCTGAATCGTCGGTTGGGCAATCTTCCTCCGGAAATTCACACCCAATTAGAGCAACTTCCGCTCAATCAGCTCGATGAGTTAACCGACATTTTGTTGGATTTTACTTCTATCGAGGAACTCACTGGCTGGTTTGAGAAAAACAAATCGTAGCCATTTTTTTGGGGCTGAAGAAGTCGGATAAATCAGCCCGACGTCTTCAGCCCCAAGCCCAATGTCTTCAGCCCGACCTCACACCAACTGGCTTTGCAGTGCAATCAGGGCTTTTTTCGCTTCTTCCGGCGTAAGGTGTTCAACATCGAGTACCCGCAGGTCGTCAATGACCGACTCGTTGGCTTTATCAAAGAGCGTCGGCTGATTTTTCTTCCAGTCTTTGCGAGACGGCATATGCCGGGCAAGTTTTGGTTTCCCCAAAACATCAAGTTCATTGGCTTCAAGGTTTTCCAGGATTTCCCGTGCGCGACCCAGCACGGCTGCCGGGAGTCCAGCGAGTTTGGCGACTTCGATTCCATAGGATTTACTGGCGCTTCCTTGCACGACCTTGTGGAGAAAGATCAGATGGCCATCTTTGGCGGTAACGGCAAGTTGCACGTTGTGAACGCCAGGAAGTAATTTTTCAAGCTCCACCATTTCGTGATAATGCGTGGCAAAAAGTGTTTTCGCCGCGTGTTGTGGGCTGTTGTGAAGGTGTTCAGCAATGGCCCAGGCCAGCGAGAGTCCATCAAAAGTGGCGGTTCCACGGCCAATTTCATCAAGCAGCACCAGGCTGCGTGGCGTGGCGGTGTTCAAAATATTGGCAGCTTCGGTCATTTCGACCATAAAGGTTGACCGCCCACGCGCCAGATTGTCAGACGCACCAACGCGGGTAAAGACTCGATCCAACAGTGGAAGCCGTGCTTGCGAGGCCGGAACAAAACATCCAATCTGCGCCAAAATCACAATCAATGCCGTTTGCCGCAAATAGACGCTTTTCCCGCCCATGTTCGGTCCAGTGATAATCACCAGCCGGTCTGTGGTGTTGTTGAGATGCACATCATTGGGGACAAATCGTGTCGTGTGAGTTTCAACCACTGGATGGCGCCCATTGATAATGGTCAGTTCGTCATCTTCGTGGAGTTCAGGTCTGACATAGTTGCGCATGGCCGCCAGTTGCGCAAAAGACCCGAGGACATCGAGCGTTGCCAGGATTCGGGCGGTGATTTGAATTCGTCCGATTTGAGCGGCAATCCGTTGTTTCAGTTCAGTAAAGAGCGTTGTTTCAAGCTGGAGAATATTTTGCTCGGCGCTCAGAATTTTTTCTTCATAGTCCTTGAGTTCAGGTGTGATAAAGCGCTCGCCGGTGGCAATGGTTTGTTTGCGTTGATAATCACCAGGGACATTTTTCAAATTGGATTTGGTGATTTCGATAAAGTAGCCAAACACATTATTTGACTTGACCTTGAGCGAAGCAATTCCGGTGCGTTCGCGTTCGCGACGTTCAACCTCGGCAATAAAGCTTTGGGTATTGCTCCGAAGTTCCCGAAGGCTATCCAGTTCAGCATGAAATCCGGCCCGGATGACATTGCCCTCGTCAATTTTCATGGGCGGGCTTTCCGTCAATGCCTCACCGATCCAGCTCCGAACATCGGTCAATTCATCCAGTGATTCATACAGGACCTGGAGCAGTGAACTCTTCATCGTTCCCAGCAATTGTTTCAGGGCCGGAAGCGGTTCCAGACTCGACCCAAGCGCGACCAGATCACGCGGGTTGGCTGTCCCCAGCGAAACCCGGCCCAGCAAGCGCTCGACGTCATACACCTGGGTCAGCCACTGCCGGAGTTTATCCCGATTCATGGTTTGTCGGTGAAGTTCCCCAACTGCATCAAGTCGGGCATTGAGTTCACCCAGTTTAAGCGATGGTCGGAGCAACCACGATTTGAGCAGCCGGGCGCCCATTCCGGTTTGGGTCAGGTCAATCGTTCCAAAGAGCGTTTCACGTTTTCCGCCCTGGATGGCTTCGATGAGTTCCAGATTGCGAACCGTCGCGGCATCAAGCTGCATGTACTCTTGTGGCTCAAAGTAGGAAAGCTCCGTAATGTGTTTGGCATCACACATTTGCGTATCGCGCACATACCGCACAATCGCGGCTGATGCACCAATCGCCCATTTTTTATCACTCAGGCCAAATCCATCGAGTGTTGTGACTTCAAAATGTTGCGTGAGAAAGTCGGTTCCCTGCTCCGGGGCAAACGACCAGTCGTCCAGCAGTGTCAGCACCGTACTGAGCCGAAGGCGCTGGTCGGCTGATTCTTCATCTTCGGCTGGTGTCGGAAGAGCTTCAGTTGAACGTGGCGCAATATGTGGGGCAAAGAGTGGCTCCAAACTCCGTGGACAGAGGATTTCACGTGGATTGAACTGCTCAAGTTGTAAGAGTGTATTGGTGAAATGATCGGGCCCGGCAAATTCTGTCGCTTGAAATTCACCGGTGGAAAGATCGAGAAACGCAGCGGCCATGTGGTCTCCGGCGCCAAAAACGGCGGCCAGATACTGATTGTCAGTACCTTCCAGAAGCTGTTCGTCAATGGCTGTTCCTGGGGTAATCACGCGCACGACTTTGCGTTTTACCAGCTTCACGGCGGCAGAGGCTTCTTCGACCTGTTCGCACAGCGCGACGCGATACCCTTTTTTGATCAATCGCGAAAGATAATGTTTAAGGGCATGGTGGGGCACGCCGCACATCGGCACCGGGTTGTCGGTTTCTTTATGGCGGGCGGTGAGGGTGATTGAAAGTTCACGCGCGCCGATTTCAGCGTCTTCATAAAACATTTCATAAAAGTCGCCAAGCCGGAAAAATAACAGGGTGCCAGGATATTGTTTGCGAATTTCGTGATACTGCCGAAGCATCGGCGTATTTGGGCTGCTCATAAGTCTCGGGTTCAGGGTTCAGGGTTCAGGGTTCAGGGTTTCAAAACCGAAACCAGAGACTTTAGAGAGGAAGCCCAAAGTGAGCAAGGGAAGAGTGATAATATGATTCGTTGACCAACGAGCCAAAGGCAAAGCCATATCGCGATTGACGAATACTTGCTACTTATAGACTGTCGCTCATTGGTTATCTTGAGTGTTAAAAAAAGATATGGACGTTACCCGTATCTTTGCTGAGAACATTAAGAAATTCAGGCGAATAAAAGGACTTTCGCAAGAAGCTTTAGCCGATAAAGCTGGGCTTCATCGAACTTATATTGGTGCCGTTGAACGAGGGGAGCGGAATATCACTCTCGTCAATGCCAATCGAATTGCTAAAGCCTTGGACGTCAGTTTGAGCGATTGTTTAAGTGAAAAACCATGACCAACCAACTCCCACTTCAAAAAGCGTTAGATGGGGTTCTTCAACACTATCGAGATTCTTTTTCGAGCAAAGTATATGAAGAAGAAAACAATGAGATTGATCCGCTTATGGATGTATTTGGGATTACACCTGAGTTGAAGCGTGAAAACCGTCAATACTGGGGAAGAGAATTGGGGATGTGCTGGCAGCGACTTATTGTTGAAGTATGCCGCCAAACCCGCCCTGACTTTGCACCACCCTTGAAGTTCAATGCTGATGAGCCATGTGACTTACTGGTTGGGAATCAGGCAATTGATACCAAATATCGAATTGGCTCAGGTGACTCTGGAACGCTCAAAAAGTTTAAAACCTATGCTTCATTATTACGAAACGCCGGGTATGAACCCATTTTGCTGATTGTTCGTGATGATAATCTACCAGCGGCAATCAACGCCTGCCAGATTGGTGGATGGAGTGTTCTAACCGGTAACGCAACCTTCAGTTTTATCCATCAACTCACTGGTTTTGATATCAGAGCTTATCTGATGGCCACAACGTCGGGGTATAAGATTGATCGGTCGTAGATTTTGGTAGCAGGTCTTTTAATTCTGTTTCTGATAACCGACTTTCAATAATCTCCACATACTCTGGCACAATTTCAATGCCAACATAACTCCTCCCAAGGCGCTTGGCCGCCACAAGGGTTGTTCCTGACCCTGCAAATGGGTCCAAGACGATATGCTCACTTGAAGGAGGTACAAAAATGTCAATGAGTTTTTCCATGAGTGCCACAGGTTTGACTGTGCAATGGACATTGTAGTGGTTGTTTTTATCTCGTGGGATGTTTTCTAAAATATTGGATTGGAACGACCCATCCTCATTGATTGCGTGAAATAATCCGACTCCAAATTCAACCAGGGTTTCAAAATAGTTGTTTACAAGTGGCTTTTGGACAACCACGATTGCTTCCCATTCATTTCGTAAACAACTATGCCAGCCTTCCCATTGCTGATACTCAGGCATGCCTTTTTCTTTGAGCTTGGATTGAATATTAAGCCCTTTGGGAATCCCACTTGCCCTCCTGTAAACCAGACAGTCTCGGGCATAAAAACCAGCTCGTTCCATGGCAATTTGGACATGGGCCATTGTTCGAGTACTGTTGAATGCGGCAACAATCGCTCCAGGTTTACACACCCGAAAAACCTCTTCCGCCCACTCAAAACACCATTGCTCATAACTTAGAATGTTTTCTCTCACTCGTTTGTACCACTGGGCATTCCGGACGCCTCCTGCCAGACCG contains these protein-coding regions:
- a CDS encoding polyketide cyclase; amino-acid sequence: MSSNEYHFITRWCVDGTIQEVSDVIGDVTGLVRWWPSVYLDVTVLEPGNSEGVGKLVELYTKGWLPYTLRWRFRVTESRKPYGFSLEAIGDFVGRGIWTFTQNGDQVDIQYDWKIQAEKPLLKMLSAVLKPIFSANHQWAMARGEESLKLELARRRAQTEIERVQIPNPPGPTFPHSLWYKPAN
- a CDS encoding DUF4351 domain-containing protein, encoding MQTDNLCKYLAEKYPQDFAAWVLGQRPTHIEVLKTELSIEPIRADFVTFLRADGCILHLEFQTTAESDPPLPLRVLDYFVRLYRQYRVPIIQVVILLVETQSGRDLPSEFRLGGTVHPFHVIRLWEQPPEVFLNNPALLPLAALTRTTDPGRLLKQIATQIQSINNGDVRRDISTCTQILAGLRFDQNLIRALLREKTMRESVIYQEILEEGLQEGREKGLQQGLQQGLQQGLQQGLQQGLQQGEATVVWRLLNRRLGNLPPEIHTQLEQLPLNQLDELTDILLDFTSIEELTGWFEKNKS
- the mutS gene encoding DNA mismatch repair protein MutS — its product is MSSPNTPMLRQYHEIRKQYPGTLLFFRLGDFYEMFYEDAEIGARELSITLTARHKETDNPVPMCGVPHHALKHYLSRLIKKGYRVALCEQVEEASAAVKLVKRKVVRVITPGTAIDEQLLEGTDNQYLAAVFGAGDHMAAAFLDLSTGEFQATEFAGPDHFTNTLLQLEQFNPREILCPRSLEPLFAPHIAPRSTEALPTPAEDEESADQRLRLSTVLTLLDDWSFAPEQGTDFLTQHFEVTTLDGFGLSDKKWAIGASAAIVRYVRDTQMCDAKHITELSYFEPQEYMQLDAATVRNLELIEAIQGGKRETLFGTIDLTQTGMGARLLKSWLLRPSLKLGELNARLDAVGELHRQTMNRDKLRQWLTQVYDVERLLGRVSLGTANPRDLVALGSSLEPLPALKQLLGTMKSSLLQVLYESLDELTDVRSWIGEALTESPPMKIDEGNVIRAGFHAELDSLRELRSNTQSFIAEVERRERERTGIASLKVKSNNVFGYFIEITKSNLKNVPGDYQRKQTIATGERFITPELKDYEEKILSAEQNILQLETTLFTELKQRIAAQIGRIQITARILATLDVLGSFAQLAAMRNYVRPELHEDDELTIINGRHPVVETHTTRFVPNDVHLNNTTDRLVIITGPNMGGKSVYLRQTALIVILAQIGCFVPASQARLPLLDRVFTRVGASDNLARGRSTFMVEMTEAANILNTATPRSLVLLDEIGRGTATFDGLSLAWAIAEHLHNSPQHAAKTLFATHYHEMVELEKLLPGVHNVQLAVTAKDGHLIFLHKVVQGSASKSYGIEVAKLAGLPAAVLGRAREILENLEANELDVLGKPKLARHMPSRKDWKKNQPTLFDKANESVIDDLRVLDVEHLTPEEAKKALIALQSQLV
- a CDS encoding helix-turn-helix transcriptional regulator codes for the protein MDVTRIFAENIKKFRRIKGLSQEALADKAGLHRTYIGAVERGERNITLVNANRIAKALDVSLSDCLSEKP
- a CDS encoding restriction endonuclease is translated as MTNQLPLQKALDGVLQHYRDSFSSKVYEEENNEIDPLMDVFGITPELKRENRQYWGRELGMCWQRLIVEVCRQTRPDFAPPLKFNADEPCDLLVGNQAIDTKYRIGSGDSGTLKKFKTYASLLRNAGYEPILLIVRDDNLPAAINACQIGGWSVLTGNATFSFIHQLTGFDIRAYLMATTSGYKIDRS
- a CDS encoding site-specific DNA-methyltransferase; the protein is MKITNQIFTGDCRQVLLEFPADSISACITDPPYNYEFIGHNWDSKEIERRLQKVKDSSSKTLIKNIPYGSGLAGGVRNAQWYKRVRENILSYEQWCFEWAEEVFRVCKPGAIVAAFNSTRTMAHVQIAMERAGFYARDCLVYRRASGIPKGLNIQSKLKEKGMPEYQQWEGWHSCLRNEWEAIVVVQKPLVNNYFETLVEFGVGLFHAINEDGSFQSNILENIPRDKNNHYNVHCTVKPVALMEKLIDIFVPPSSEHIVLDPFAGSGTTLVAAKRLGRSYVGIEIVPEYVEIIESRLSETELKDLLPKSTTDQSYTPTLWPSDKL